GGACGGCCTACCTGCTGTTCCCGCTCGCCGTCTGGCTCATCCGGCCTCTGCGCCGGCTGCCCGCCTGGCTGCTGATGGCAGCCGCCGTGGCCGTCATGTCGCCGCTGGCGGTGACCGCCTTCGTCCACGGGACGCCGGACCTCGAGCAGAGCTGGGTGCTGCGCATCGCGTGCGGCTTCACCGCGGGGATGTTCTCCGCCCTGGCGTACCGCCGCGTGCCCCGTACCGCGCGGACGGACTCGGCGGCGCTGGCAACGGTCTGGACCTGCGTGGCGCTCGCCCTCGCGGGGACGTCCTGGGCGGCGTGGGCCGTCTGGGAACGCGGTGCCGGTGTGTCGATCGACCACTACGGCGTCATCGTCGTGCTCTTCCCCCTCCTGGTCGTCGGTCTGTCGTTGACCGGCCGTGGTCCGGCGCGCTGGCTGGGCAGTGCCCCGATGGTCTACGGCGGCAAGCTCTCCTACTGCCTCTACCTGGTCCACTTCCTCGTGCTCGACGTCGCGCTCACCGTCTGGTGGCAGGACCCGGCCGCCCGCGGGGTCGTCAACCCGGGTCTCGTGCTCGCCGTCCCTGGCCTCGTCCTGGTATCGCTCCTCGCCAGTGCCGCTCTGCACCACGGTGTCGAGGAGCCCGGCCGGCGCCTGGTCCTGCAGCTGCAGGAGCGCCTCGCACCCGCCCCGCGGCGGGTGTCGGCGCCCACCACCGCCGAGGTGCCACGGTCGCCGCACGCGCTGCTGCCGGTGCCCCGCGCCGGCGTGCGTGAGCCGGGCACGCCCGCCCTTGCTGCCCGGCGACCCGCCGGCCCGGGCACCGGCCCGGGACCGTCCCCTGCCCCGCTGACGCCCGACCGCACCGCCCACCCGGGCCACCGGGCGGCCCTGCCGGTGCACCCCTCCACCGGTCGGCACGCCCGAGCGACGGGGCGCACGCGAGAAACCGTCCGGACCCCCCTCTAGCTTGGTCCCATGCGGCTGCTGCACACCTCCGACTGGCACATCGGCCGGTCCTTGCACGGCACCGACCTGCTGGCCGAGCAGGAGGCGGTGCTCAGCGGGCTGGCCGACGTGGTGGTCGCCGAGTCCGTCGACGTGGTGGTCGTCGCCGGGGACGTCTACGACCGGGCCGTGCCCGCCGCAGACGCCACCGGCGTCCTGGACCGGGTGCTCATGCGACTGCGCCGTGCGGGAGCCGACGTCGTGCTGACCCCCGGCAACCACGACTCGGCCCGGCGGCTGGCGTTCGGGGCGGGGCTGATGGCCCGGTCCGGGGTGCACGTGCGAGCGCTGACGCCGGCCCTCGACGAGCCGGTGCTGCTGTCCGACCAGCACGGCGACGTCGCGGTCTACGGGCTGCCCTACCTGGAGCCGGAGGTGGCCCGGCACGAGTTGGGGCTGACCGAGGGCCGCAGCCACGCGGCAGTGCTCGGCGCAGCGATGGACCGTGTCCGTGCCGACCTCTTGCTGCGTCCCGGTGTCCGGTCCGTCGTGCTGGCGCACGCCTTCGTCGGCGGCGGTGTCCCCAGCGACAGCGAGCGGGACATCTGCGTGGGCGGCGTCGACCTGGTACCGGCCGCGGTCTTCGACGGGGTCGACTACGTGGCGCTGGGGCACCTCCACCGGCCACAGTCGCTCAGCGACCGGGTCCGGTACAGCGGCTCCCCGCTGGCCTACTCCTTCGGCGAGGCCGGCCAGCGCAAGCAGGCCTGGCTGGTCGACCTGGACGCCGCCGGGCTCGCCGGCGTCCGTGCCGTGCAACTGCCGGCCCCCCGGCAGCTGACCGTGCTGCGCGGAGAGCTGGCCGAGCTGCTCGCGGACCCGCGCCACGGCCCCGTCGAGGAGCACTTCGTCTCCGTCCAGCTCACCGACGCCGTCCGCCCGGTCGACCCCATGCGCCGGCTGCGAGGCCGGTTCCCCCACTGCGTGCACCTGGAGTGGGCTGGCGGCGGTCCAGCGGCCGACGTCCGCAGCTACACCGAGCGGCTCTCCGGCCGCGGCGACCTGGAGATCGTGGGGGAGTTCGTCGACCACGTCCGCGGCGTCGCGGCGACCGCCGACGAGCGCGAACTGCTCGGTCGGGCGCTGGCCGCCGCGGCGCGTGAGGAGGCGTCGTGAGAGTGCACCGGCTCGCCCTCACGGCCTTCGGTCCCTTTGTCGAACGGGTGGCGGTCGACCTCGACGGCCTGGGCCGGGACGGGCTGTTCCTGCTGTGGGGGCCGACCGGGGCAGGCAAGACGACGCTGCTCGACGCCGTCGTCTACGCGCTCTACGGCACCGTCCCCGGTGCACGCGGAGAGGAGAGACGGCTGCGCAGCGACCACGCTGCCCACGACATCCGGACCGAGGTGGAGTGCGAGGTCACCCTCGGAGGTGAGCGCCTGCTGGTCACCCGGCGGCCGGAGCAGCAGCGTCCCAAGAAGAGGGGCGCCGGCTCGACCACCGAGCAGGCGCGCCTCATCGTGCAACGCCTCACCGACGGGGGGTGGGAGCCGGTCAGCACCCGCATCGACGAGGGATCCGAGCACCTGCGGAACCGGCTCGGGCTCTCCGCCGAGCAGTTCTGCCAAGTGGTGCTGCTGCCGCAGGGCGACTTCGCCCGTTTCCTGCGGGCCGAGCCCGAGGACCGGGGGCGGCTCCTGCGCTCGCTCTTCGACGTCGGCCGTTTCGCCCGGGTGGAGGCCTGGCTGGACGACCGACGTCGGGCCGCGCGCGCCGACCTGGACGAGGCGAGGATGCGGGCCAGCACGATGCTGGCCAGGGTCGCCCAGGTCGCTGACGTCGAGGTCCCCGAGGAGCTCGCCCCCGAGCTCGTCGGCGCGGCCGCACCGTCGCACGCCGGTGCCTGGGTGCGTCGGGTGCGCGCCGGGGCCGGAGATCAGCTGGCCCATCGGGAGGAGGAGGCGGCGACCGCCGCCGACGAGGTGGTCCGTGTCGACGCCGCCCTCGCCGCCGCCCGCGTCGAGGAGGAGCGGCACGCCCGACGGGACCGAGCGCGGACAGAGCTGGCGAAGCTGGAGGCCGAGGCGCAGGCGCTGGTGCCCCTGCGCGCCACGTTGGACGCCGGCGACCGGGCGGAGCCGGTCCGGGACGTCCTGGAGACCGCTGGCCGCGCTGCCCTGACGGCCGAAGCCGCGCACGCGGCCCTGGAGTCGGTCCGCGAGGCGTGGTCGGAGATCTCCCACGGGCGGACGGCGGACACGCTGCTGGCCCGCTCACTGCGGGACGACATGGCTGCGCTGCGTGCCCTGCTCCCGGAGGTCGACCGCGCCACGGAACTCGCCCGGGTCGTGGCGGGTGCCGCCGTGCAGGTCGAGTCACTCGCCGAGCGCTGCGCCGCCGACGATGCCGCGGCTGGGCAGTGGCCTTCCCGCGTGGCCCGGCAGGAGGCCGTGGTCGCTGCCGCGGCAGAGGCCGAGGCACGGCTCCCGGGCGTGACTGCCACCCTCGAGGCGGCTCGGGCCGCGCTCGCCGCCGCCCGGGGCGCCGAGGAGCTGGGCGCCCGGGCCGCGGATCAGCGGGTGGCGAGCGCCGAGGCGCGCGAGGCCTGGCTGGACGCCCGTGAGCTCTGGGGTGACGTGCGCGGACGGCGGCTGGACGGGATGGCCGCCGAACTGGCGGCCGGGCTGATCAGCGGTGCGGACTGCCCGGTCTGCGGTTCTGTGGAGCACCCCCGGCCGGCCCGGGATGAGGGGCCGCTGGTCACGCAGGCGGACGAGGACGCTGCTCGGGCGGTGGTCGACCGGGAGGAGGCCCGGTCGGTGACAGCCCAGCGTGCCCTCGAGGACACCGAACGCGAGCTGGCTGTGCTCCGTGCCCAGGCGGGGCTGGCGCCGCTCCCGGAGCTCGACCAGGCCGCCGCCGAGGCGACCACGGCCGAGCAGGCGGTGCGTGCGGCGGCGCGCGAGCTGCCGAACGCCCGGCGGGAGCTGGGCGCCCTCGTGGCGGCCCGCGACGCCGCCGCCGACGCCCAGGCCGCCGCCCGTGAGGAGATGGTCCGGCGGCGCGCCGAGCTCAGCGCTGCCGAGGAGGCGCTGGCGGATGTGCGGCAACGTCTGGCCGCGGCCCTCGGTGAGGACGCGGACCTGCCCGCGCGGATCCGGCGGCTCACCATCGAGGCCGAGCGCTGCGAGGCGCTGGTGGGGGCCCAGGTCGAGGAGCTGCGCACCCGGACCTCCGCCGATGCTGCCCGTCGGCACGCCGAGGAGAGAGTGGTCAGCGCAGGGTTCGACGACCTGCTGGATGCGGCCGACGCGCTGCTGGACCACGGCCGGGCGGCCGCGATCCGGCGACGGGTCACCGAGCACGACCTGCAGTGGTCGGTGGTCACGGCGACCCTGGCCGGGCCGGAGCTCGCCGACCTCGCCCCCCGGCCGGACCTCTCGACGCTGACCGACTCGTGCCGGTCGGCCACGACGGTGCGCGAGCAGGCGGTGGCCGCCCTCGCGGAGGCGCGACGGCGGGTCACCGCGCTCGACGAGCTCAGCGCCGACCTCACGGAGGTGGAGGTGGAGCTGGACCAGCGACGAGCTGTGGCGGAGCAGGTGTCCACCCTGGCCGATCTGGTGAACGGCCGTGGCGCCAACACCCTGCGGATGCGGCTGCAGTCCTTCGTCCTGGCAGCGCGGCTGGAACAGGTCGCCGAGGTGGCCAGCCGGCGGTTGCGCGACATGTCCGGCGGGCGCTACACGTTCCTCCACAGCGACGCCCAGGGCCGGCACGGGGCCCGGGGCGGCCTGGGGCTCGACGTCCTGGACGAGTACACCGGTGTACGCCGCCCGACCAAGACGCTGTCGGGCGGGGAGAGCTTCATGGCGTCCCTGGCGCTGGCGCTGGGGCTCGCCGACGTGGTGACCGCCGAGAGCGGAGGAGTCCAGATCGACACCCTCTTCGTCGACGAGGGGTTCGGCACCCTCGACCCCCGTGCCCTGGACGCGGTGATGGCCGTCCTCGACGAGCTGCGCCGCGGCGGCCGGATCGTCGGGGTGATCAGCCACGTGGAGGAGCTGCGGACCCGCATCCCGAGTCGACTGGAAGTGCTCTCCGGCCGGGACGGCTCGCGGCTGGCCAGCTGAGGCAGGGCCGACGATGGGGTGGGCGGCCGCTGCGGTGGTTCGGCGCCGGCCGGCACACCGTCGGTCGGCGAGGCGCAGAGGCGGTCCCGGGGCTCAGCTGGCGACGGGCGCCGCGGCAGCGTCGAGGCCGACCTCGCCGCCTGGGTCGGTGTCAGCGCGCTCGTCCGTGGGCGCGAGGAACACCCACCGGCGATACCCCAGGTAGCGGACGACGGTGCCGAGCACGATCGACCCGACGTTGGCCACCTGGAGCACCAGGGCGCCGTCCTGACCCAGCGGGTAACGGACCACCGCCACGACAGCGAGTCCGAGCAGCAGGGTCACCCCGTTGATCGCGGCGAACACCACGTACTCACGGGCGACGCCCGAGCGCCGGCGGTGCGCGAACGACCAGTGCCGGTGACCCAGGTAGGCCGCGGTCATGGACACCAGGGTGGCGAGCAGGTTCGACGTGACCGCCCCGACTCCCAGGTGGGCGTAGAGCAGCTGGAAACAGCCGATCTGGATCAGGAAGCACACCGCACCGACGACTCCGAAGGCGCTGAGCTCCTTGACCACCAGTCGTCCGCGGGTCCCGAGCCGGGCCACCAGCGAGCGGAAGGAGGGCACCTGCCGAGTGTAGGTACCGCTGGACGGGTGCCGCCGTCCGAGGGGCGGCACCCGTCCAGTCAGCGGAAGGTCACCTCCCCGGTGGCCGCGGTGTACGTCGCGGTGCCCCCGGTGAAAACCTGCGCCAGACCTGTGGCGGTCTTCCTCGGCTCCGACTTCGGGTAGCCCCAGCGCCCGGTCTCGTACCCCTGGGAGGCCCAGGCGTCCATGATCACACCGCTGACGGAGTGGGCGCCGGTCGCCGGGGTGTAGTAGATCGAACCGCCGGTGAAGGTCTCGAAGCACCCACCGCGGGCGAGGCCGCAGTACTCGTCGCTGGTCGGGTACCCCAGGCGCCCGCCCTCCCAGCCGTGCGCTCCCCACCGTTCGAAGATGCCGCCCCGCACCAGGTGCGCGCCGGTGTCCGCCGTCCAGTAGAGGTATCCACCCTGGAAGGGCTGGAAGCAGCCGCCGCCGGTGAGCCCGCAGTAGGTGTCGCCCACTGGGTATCCCAGCGGACCGGCTTCGTAGCGGCGTGCGGCCCAGCCCTCCAGGACCTCACCGGTGACCGCGTGCGGACCGGTGGAGGAACTGCGGTACAGCGAACCGTTCTCGAACGTCTGGAAACAACCGCCCGAGCGGAGGCCGCAGTACTCGGCATCGGTCGGGTACCCGAGGATGCCGTTGGCCGAGCCCAGGTCCGACCAGCGGGTGCGGAAGACCCCCCGGGTGACCTGCGAACCCGTTGCCGGGGTGTGGTGGACCATCCCGCCCTGGAACCGCTGGAAGCACCCGGACTCCGCCAGACCGCACCGGGTGGAGTTCGTCGGGTAGCCGAGGGCCCCGCCCTCGTACCCGACGGTCGCCCAGCCGGTACGGATGTCCGGCAGGACGACCTGCGCCTCGGTGCGCGGACTCCAGTAGATCGAGCCCTTCTGGAACTCGCTGAAGCAGCCACCGCCGGGCAGACCGCAGTTCTCGTCGCTGGTCGGGAAACCGAGTGTCCCGTTCTCGTAGCCCTCGGCGGCCCAGCGGTCGCGGATCCCGCCGCGCACGAGGTACGCCGTGGCCGTGGGGCTCGTGGCGTACAGGGAGCCGCCCTGGAACTGCTGGAAGCAAGCGCCTCCGGCCAGTCCGCACCAGGTGTCCGAGGTCGGGTACCCGAGGGTGCCGGTCTCCCACCGGAGCAGGCCCCAGCGGTGCCGGATGCTGTCGGTGACGACATGGGCACCGGTGCGGGGTGACCAGTAGATGGCGCCACGCGCAAACTGCTGGAAGCACCCCCCACCCGTCAGGCCGCAGACGAACGTCGTGGCGGGCGCACCGAGCGGGCCGTCGGCGCCACCGGCCTCCTGGTACCTGAGATAGATCGCACCCCCGCCCTGGGACTGCGTGGACCCGAACCAGTCGGTGAAGTAGTTCCAGAAGTTGCGGTTGCCGTAGGAGGAGCAGCTGTCGCCCTCGCGGTACCCGGCGGCCAGTGCGGCGGCGTTGGGCTGGTATGGGGTGTAGCTGTACAGGCCGGCGGTCGCCTTGTTCGAGATGTACACCATCGACGACCCGCACCGAGTGAGGTCAGGGTGGTAGTGGACCTTGTTGTCCCGGCCGGCCCGGTAGCTGCCGGCCACCCCGGCCGCGTACCGCTGGAACTGGCGCGCCGCGAAGTAGACCTGACTGACGAAGCCGGAGAAGGCCGGGTTGCAGGCGGAGGTGTCCGGGCAGGCGAAGCCGGTCGCCTTCGTGTACCTCGTCGCGCTGGGCCTCGTGCCGGTGACCAGCCCCTGCTCCTTCTGGAGGAGGACGAGGAGCACGCGCGGGTTGACGCGGCAGGCAGCGCCGATCTTGACGAGGATCGAGGCGGCGGTCTCGTTGGCCGCACCCCGGTAGGTGGAACAGTAGGCGTCGCCGGACTGGTCGGCGGTGTTCTGCCGGTAGTCCTTCAGGCACGGCATCTCACCGGCGACGCACGCGGCGCCCTTGGTGGAGAGGAACGTCTGCACCGCGCCACGGTCCATCGCGAGCCCGTCGAAGAACACCGCGTCGGAGATGATGTTGCCGGCGTCGAAGTACCGGAGGTCGGCCGCCTGCGCAGTGCTGGCCGGGGTGGTCCCGGCGCCGGGCAGGGCGAGCGCGGTGGCGACCAGTGCGAAGACGGTCAGCAGCCGTACGACGGCGCGGCTCACGGGACGGCCACCGTCACCGGGGTGGACCGGCCCGACGCGCTCGCGGACTCGTAGGCGACCACGGCCTGCCAGCTGCCCGGGGCCAGCTCGGCGCCGGGGACGGCCATGGTCGGGCAGCTGGTCGACGAGGCATCCGGCTCAGCCGTCACCTCGGTCGTGGCCGTGGCCGAGCCCGAGGTCAGGGTGAGCGTGCACCTGCCGCCGGACTCGACCACGCCGGCCACGTAGGCCCCCAGCTCGACCGCGGCAGTGTCGTCGACCCAGCCGGAGTAGGTGACGACCACCGTCGCGGGGTCCGCGTCCTCCGTGCCGGGCGATGCGCTGTCAGGGCCCTGGGTGTCGAGGGGTGTCCGGGGCTCGTCGGGCACTGCGGTGACCGGTGCATCCGTGGCGACGTCGGTCGGGTCGGGCAGTGAGGGGTCGACCGGGGTGCCGTAGGTCCCCGGCGCCGCCGTCGCCGCAGCCGAGGCCGCCGCCTCCGGGGCGGTCCTCTGGGTCCCACCGGCACCGGATGCGGAGCTGCACCCGGCCGTCGTCGTGAGCAGTGCTGCGCCGAGCGCGATCGCCCGCCATCCGTGTCGCATCTACATCCCTCGCGTCTGCCTGGAGGCCCGGCGACAGGAGCCGGTCGGGCCCCCCAGCTCAAGCCGTGGCCACGCAGGAGGGTGGCACGCGCACAATCCGTAACCGGGAACTCGACACGGCGGCCGTCACCCGTGGGGCGGGAGGACGCGCGTGTGACGCGGGAGGTGTCGATGGGCCACGAGAGGCGGGACGTCCGGCCTTGGGTGATCACTAGGCTGGACTCGATGGCCACCTCCCTGCCCCCGCACGCGTCGCTGCACCCTGCCACCGGACTCCCCGTCGTGGCGATGGTCGGTGGCGGGCAGCTCTCCCGGATGACCCACCAGGCGGCGATCGCGCTGGGCCAGTCGCTGCGGGTGCTGGCCGCCGACCCGGCCGAGTCCGCCGCCCTCGTGGCCGCCGACGTCCAGCTCGGCGACCACAACCAGCTCGCCGATCTCCGGCGCTTCGCCGAGGGCGCCACCGTGGTCACCTTCGACCACGAGCACGTGCCCACCGAGCACCTGCGGGCGCTGGAGGACGACGGTCACCGGGTCGCCCCCGGCCCCGCCGCCCTGGTGCACGCGCAGGACAAGCTGGTGCTCCGCCGGGCACTCGCCGACGCCGGGGAGCCGCAGCCGGCCTGGGCCGAGGTCCGCACGGTGCACGAGGTGACCGCCTTCGCCGACGGCGTCGGCTGGCCGGTCGTGCTGAAGACCCCCCGCGGCGGCTACGACGGCAAGGGCGTGTTCGTGGTCTCCGGCCCCGACCAGGTCGCCGATCTCCTCGAGCAGCACGGCACGCTGCTCGCCGAGGAGCGGGTGGCCATGGTCCGCGAGCTGTCGGCGCAGGTCGCCCGGTCCCCGTTCGGCCAGGTCGCGGCCTGGCCGGTGGTCGAGACGATCCAACGGGACGGCGTCTGCAACGAGGTGCTCGCCCCGGCGCCCGGCCTATCCGAGGAGCGGGCCACCGCCGCCCAAGAGCTCGCCGTCCGGATCGCGGACCGGCTGGGCGTGGTCGGCATGCTGGCGGTGGAGCTGTTCGAGACCGCGGACGGCGTGCTGGTCAACGAGCTGGCCATGCGCCCGCACAACTCCGGGCACTGGACCATCGAAGGCGCCCGGACCAGCCAGTTCGAGCAGCACCTGCGCGCCGTCCTGGACTACCCGCTCGGCGCGACGGCGATGACCGCGCCGGTGGTCGTCATGGCCAACGTGCTCGGCGGCGCCACCGCGGACGACGACTGGGCCGGGCCGGGGCTGGACGAGCGGGTGCACCACCTGATGGCGCACTGGCCCGACGTGAAGCTGCACTGGTACGGCAAGGGCCAGCGGCGGGGCCGCAAGCTCGGGCACGTCACCGCGCTCGGGGAGGAACTGGCCGAGGTGCGCGCCCGCGCGGTGGCCGCCGCCCGCTACCTGGCCGACGGCGTGGTCGACCCCGCGTTCGCCTTCGACACCGAGCACTGAGGAGCCACCCGGTGAGTGACCCGATCGTCGGCATCGTCATGGGCAGCGACTCCGACTGGCCGACGATGGAGCCCGCCGCCCAGGCGCTGACCGAGTTCGACGTCCCGTGGGAGGCGCACGTCCTCTCCGCGCACCGCACGCCGCGGCGCATGCTCGACTACGCCGAGGCAGCCGCCGGGCGGGGCCTGCGGGTGCTGATCGCCGGAGCCGGGGGAGCAGCGCACCTGCCCGGGATGGTCGCCGCCGCGACACCGCTGCCGGTGATCGGGGTGCCCCGGCCGCTGGATTGCCTCGACGGGCTGGACAGCCTGCTGTCCATCGTGCAGATGCCGGCCGGGGTGCCGGTGGCAACGGTGTCGATCGGCGGCGGGCGCAACGCCGGCCTGCTCGCGGTGCGCATCCTGGCCGCCGGCGACCACCGGCTGCGCGCTGCCGTGGAGCGGTTCCAGGCCGACCTGGCGGCGTCGGTCGTCGCCCGTGACGACGCGCTGCAGCAGCGGATCGCCCCCTGATCGATCCCCCGGCGGTGGGGTGCGTCGCTTCCGCGGGGAGCCTGGCCGGGCTTAGCATCTACTGGTGGGTAACAACGCTGCGCCGTACGCGCTGACCGAGGAGCACGAGGCGATCCGGGAGGCGGTCCGCGAGATCGCCGAACGGGAGATCGCCCCCTTCGCCGCGGAGGTGGACGCCGAGTCCCGCTACCCGGTGGAGGCCCAGAAGGCGCTCACCGCGGCCGGGTTCCACGCCACGCACCTGCCGGAGGCCTACGGCGGCGAGGGTGCCGACGCGATCGCCACCTGCATCGTCATCGAGGAGGTCGCCCGGGTCGACGTCAGCGCCTCGCTGATCCCGGCGGTCAACAAGCTGGGCTCGGTGCCGGTGATGCTCTCGGCGTCGGAGGACCTCAAGCAGCGGGTGCTGCCCTCGATCGCCGCCGGCGACGCGATGATCAGCTACGGGCTCTCCGAGCGGGAGGCCGGCTCCGACGCGGCGGCGATGCGGACCCGGGCGCGGCTCGAGGGCGACAGCTGGGTGCTCAACGGCACCAAGGCCTGGATCACCAACGCCAGCGTCTCCGAGTGGTTCACGGTCATGGCCGTCACCGACCCGGAGAAGGGTGCGAACGGCATCTCCGCGTTCGTCGTGCACCGCGACGACCCGGGCTTCGCCGTGGGGCCCAAGGAGAAGAAGATGGGCATCAAGGGCTCGCCGACCTGCGAGCTGTACTTCACCGACTGCACCATCCCCGCCGACCGGGTCGTCGGCGAGCCGGGCACCGGGTTCAAGACGGCCCTGCGGACCCTGGACTTCACCCGGCCGACGATCGGGGCCCAGGCCGTCGGCGTCGCCCAGGGCGCGCTGGACGCCGCGATCGCCTACACCAAGGAGCGCCGTCAGTTCGGCTCCGCGGTCAGCGACTTCCAGGGCGTGCAGTTCATGCTCGCCGACATGGACATGAAGATCCAGGCCGCCCGGCACCTGGTGTACGTGGCCGCGGCCGCTGGTGAGCAGGGGAGCCCGGACGTCACCCGGGTCTCCGCGGCGGCCAAGGCCTTCGCCTCTGACACCGCCATGCAGGTCACCACCGACGCCGTCCAGCTGTTCGGTGGGGCCGGCTACACGCAGGACTTCCCGGTCGAGCGGATGATGCGCGACGCCAAGATCACCCAGATCTACGAGGGCACCAACCAGGTGCAGCGCATGGTGATCGCCCGCAGCCTGCTGCGCTGACCAGGGCAGCGGCCGCCCGCCGTAACCTGGGGTACGTGCGGAGACCCGTCCTGGCGCTACTGGCCGTCGTGTCCGTGCTCCCGCTGACCTGTTGCAGCGCCGAGACGGTCGGGCAGGCCTCGGAGCCCGAGCAGTCAGAAGCGTCGGAGCCTCTCCGCGCGGTCTTCCTGGGTGACTCGTACACCGCGGCCTCGCACGACGGGGCGGGGTATGTGCCGCCGACGGCCGATGCGCTGGGCTGGGAGCCGGTGCTGGAGGCGGTGAGCGGCACCGGCTACGTCGCCGTCGGTGCCGAGCCGGGGGCGGCGCCCTATCAAGAGCGGGTGGACGAGGTCGTCGCCGCTGCCCCCGACGTCGTCGTCGTCCAGGGCAGCACGAACGACGCGGGCCTGCCGACCGCGGAGGTGCATGCCGCGGCCGAGACTCTTTACGCGGACCTGCAGGCGCAGTTGCCCGAGGCGCAGGTCGTCGTGGTCGGTCCGCTGATCCCGCCGGGTAGCGACCCGGTGGCGGTTGCCGGGGTGCGTACGGCCCTGGCCGAGGCCGCGGGCGCGGCGGGCCTGCCGTTCGTCGACCCGCTCGCGGAGGGATGGCTGCACCCGTCCGACGGCTTGTTCGCCGACCCGATCCACCCCAACCAGACGGGATACGACGCGTTCAGCGCCGACCTGGTGTCAGCGTTGCGCGCCCAGGGCCACTGACCCTCCGGTCGCACCCTCAGTCGAGCAGCTGGGAGACCGCGGAGAGCCGGGCGTCGCCGGCCATCGCGGCCAGCCAGGTCGACCAGCCCGGCCGGGTGCGCACCGCCT
The Modestobacter marinus DNA segment above includes these coding regions:
- a CDS encoding LGFP repeat-containing protein, translating into MSRAVVRLLTVFALVATALALPGAGTTPASTAQAADLRYFDAGNIISDAVFFDGLAMDRGAVQTFLSTKGAACVAGEMPCLKDYRQNTADQSGDAYCSTYRGAANETAASILVKIGAACRVNPRVLLVLLQKEQGLVTGTRPSATRYTKATGFACPDTSACNPAFSGFVSQVYFAARQFQRYAAGVAGSYRAGRDNKVHYHPDLTRCGSSMVYISNKATAGLYSYTPYQPNAAALAAGYREGDSCSSYGNRNFWNYFTDWFGSTQSQGGGAIYLRYQEAGGADGPLGAPATTFVCGLTGGGCFQQFARGAIYWSPRTGAHVVTDSIRHRWGLLRWETGTLGYPTSDTWCGLAGGACFQQFQGGSLYATSPTATAYLVRGGIRDRWAAEGYENGTLGFPTSDENCGLPGGGCFSEFQKGSIYWSPRTEAQVVLPDIRTGWATVGYEGGALGYPTNSTRCGLAESGCFQRFQGGMVHHTPATGSQVTRGVFRTRWSDLGSANGILGYPTDAEYCGLRSGGCFQTFENGSLYRSSSTGPHAVTGEVLEGWAARRYEAGPLGYPVGDTYCGLTGGGCFQPFQGGYLYWTADTGAHLVRGGIFERWGAHGWEGGRLGYPTSDEYCGLARGGCFETFTGGSIYYTPATGAHSVSGVIMDAWASQGYETGRWGYPKSEPRKTATGLAQVFTGGTATYTAATGEVTFR
- a CDS encoding acyltransferase family protein; protein product: MATTGERAGRSGDIRSLTGLRAVAACWVMLLHLQTISGPYLDQLPLVRPLIGAGWTGVELFFVLSGFVITLGYLDRVGARPTAPVVGRFLVNRFARVWPAWAVVTVVGGAWVWSVRSAGWDADVVSPHPDAGLGALLRQLSMTQMWGYSELGGSSFVPPGWSISAEWTAYLLFPLAVWLIRPLRRLPAWLLMAAAVAVMSPLAVTAFVHGTPDLEQSWVLRIACGFTAGMFSALAYRRVPRTARTDSAALATVWTCVALALAGTSWAAWAVWERGAGVSIDHYGVIVVLFPLLVVGLSLTGRGPARWLGSAPMVYGGKLSYCLYLVHFLVLDVALTVWWQDPAARGVVNPGLVLAVPGLVLVSLLASAALHHGVEEPGRRLVLQLQERLAPAPRRVSAPTTAEVPRSPHALLPVPRAGVREPGTPALAARRPAGPGTGPGPSPAPLTPDRTAHPGHRAALPVHPSTGRHARATGRTRETVRTPL
- a CDS encoding exonuclease SbcCD subunit D, with translation MRLLHTSDWHIGRSLHGTDLLAEQEAVLSGLADVVVAESVDVVVVAGDVYDRAVPAADATGVLDRVLMRLRRAGADVVLTPGNHDSARRLAFGAGLMARSGVHVRALTPALDEPVLLSDQHGDVAVYGLPYLEPEVARHELGLTEGRSHAAVLGAAMDRVRADLLLRPGVRSVVLAHAFVGGGVPSDSERDICVGGVDLVPAAVFDGVDYVALGHLHRPQSLSDRVRYSGSPLAYSFGEAGQRKQAWLVDLDAAGLAGVRAVQLPAPRQLTVLRGELAELLADPRHGPVEEHFVSVQLTDAVRPVDPMRRLRGRFPHCVHLEWAGGGPAADVRSYTERLSGRGDLEIVGEFVDHVRGVAATADERELLGRALAAAAREEAS
- a CDS encoding AAA family ATPase, whose product is MRVHRLALTAFGPFVERVAVDLDGLGRDGLFLLWGPTGAGKTTLLDAVVYALYGTVPGARGEERRLRSDHAAHDIRTEVECEVTLGGERLLVTRRPEQQRPKKRGAGSTTEQARLIVQRLTDGGWEPVSTRIDEGSEHLRNRLGLSAEQFCQVVLLPQGDFARFLRAEPEDRGRLLRSLFDVGRFARVEAWLDDRRRAARADLDEARMRASTMLARVAQVADVEVPEELAPELVGAAAPSHAGAWVRRVRAGAGDQLAHREEEAATAADEVVRVDAALAAARVEEERHARRDRARTELAKLEAEAQALVPLRATLDAGDRAEPVRDVLETAGRAALTAEAAHAALESVREAWSEISHGRTADTLLARSLRDDMAALRALLPEVDRATELARVVAGAAVQVESLAERCAADDAAAGQWPSRVARQEAVVAAAAEAEARLPGVTATLEAARAALAAARGAEELGARAADQRVASAEAREAWLDARELWGDVRGRRLDGMAAELAAGLISGADCPVCGSVEHPRPARDEGPLVTQADEDAARAVVDREEARSVTAQRALEDTERELAVLRAQAGLAPLPELDQAAAEATTAEQAVRAAARELPNARRELGALVAARDAAADAQAAAREEMVRRRAELSAAEEALADVRQRLAAALGEDADLPARIRRLTIEAERCEALVGAQVEELRTRTSADAARRHAEERVVSAGFDDLLDAADALLDHGRAAAIRRRVTEHDLQWSVVTATLAGPELADLAPRPDLSTLTDSCRSATTVREQAVAALAEARRRVTALDELSADLTEVEVELDQRRAVAEQVSTLADLVNGRGANTLRMRLQSFVLAARLEQVAEVASRRLRDMSGGRYTFLHSDAQGRHGARGGLGLDVLDEYTGVRRPTKTLSGGESFMASLALALGLADVVTAESGGVQIDTLFVDEGFGTLDPRALDAVMAVLDELRRGGRIVGVISHVEELRTRIPSRLEVLSGRDGSRLAS
- a CDS encoding 5-(carboxyamino)imidazole ribonucleotide synthase encodes the protein MATSLPPHASLHPATGLPVVAMVGGGQLSRMTHQAAIALGQSLRVLAADPAESAALVAADVQLGDHNQLADLRRFAEGATVVTFDHEHVPTEHLRALEDDGHRVAPGPAALVHAQDKLVLRRALADAGEPQPAWAEVRTVHEVTAFADGVGWPVVLKTPRGGYDGKGVFVVSGPDQVADLLEQHGTLLAEERVAMVRELSAQVARSPFGQVAAWPVVETIQRDGVCNEVLAPAPGLSEERATAAQELAVRIADRLGVVGMLAVELFETADGVLVNELAMRPHNSGHWTIEGARTSQFEQHLRAVLDYPLGATAMTAPVVVMANVLGGATADDDWAGPGLDERVHHLMAHWPDVKLHWYGKGQRRGRKLGHVTALGEELAEVRARAVAAARYLADGVVDPAFAFDTEH
- a CDS encoding GtrA family protein, producing MPSFRSLVARLGTRGRLVVKELSAFGVVGAVCFLIQIGCFQLLYAHLGVGAVTSNLLATLVSMTAAYLGHRHWSFAHRRRSGVAREYVVFAAINGVTLLLGLAVVAVVRYPLGQDGALVLQVANVGSIVLGTVVRYLGYRRWVFLAPTDERADTDPGGEVGLDAAAAPVAS